A stretch of the Streptomyces sp. NBC_01264 genome encodes the following:
- a CDS encoding ABC transporter ATP-binding protein: MRHAASSPAATPSTRGAVGRSVAAAVGLCKVYGEGETRVAALDDVSVQFGRGEFTAIMGPSGSGKSTLMHCMAGLDDFSSGSVRIGETELGGLDDRHLTRIRREKLGFIFQAFNLLPTLTALENILLPLQLAGRTADQDWLDTVVASVGLADRLQHRPSQLSGGQQQRVACARALASRPEIVFADEPTGNLDSRSGSDVLSFLAASVRELGQTVVMVTHDPVAASYAGRVVFLADGRIVDELHQPTADAVLARMKRFGTDQPA; the protein is encoded by the coding sequence ATGCGCCACGCCGCCTCTTCCCCTGCCGCCACCCCATCGACCCGGGGTGCAGTGGGCCGCTCGGTGGCTGCTGCGGTCGGGCTGTGCAAGGTCTACGGCGAGGGGGAGACCCGGGTCGCGGCATTGGATGACGTGAGCGTGCAGTTCGGGCGGGGTGAGTTCACCGCGATCATGGGGCCTTCCGGATCCGGGAAGTCCACGCTCATGCACTGCATGGCGGGGCTGGACGACTTCTCGTCCGGTTCGGTGCGGATCGGTGAGACGGAGCTGGGCGGTCTCGATGACCGGCATCTGACGCGGATACGCCGGGAGAAGCTGGGGTTCATCTTCCAGGCGTTCAACCTGCTGCCGACCCTGACGGCTCTGGAGAACATCCTCCTGCCGCTGCAGCTCGCCGGCCGCACAGCCGATCAGGACTGGCTGGACACGGTGGTGGCGAGCGTGGGCCTGGCCGACCGGCTCCAGCACCGCCCCTCCCAGCTCTCCGGCGGACAGCAGCAGCGCGTGGCGTGCGCTCGCGCTCTGGCCTCGCGACCGGAGATCGTCTTCGCGGACGAGCCCACCGGCAACCTCGACTCCCGCTCCGGCAGTGACGTCCTCTCCTTCCTCGCCGCCTCGGTACGGGAACTGGGCCAGACGGTCGTCATGGTCACGCATGACCCCGTCGCCGCGTCCTACGCGGGCCGGGTGGTCTTCCTCGCCGACGGCCGCATCGTCGACGAACTCCACCAGCCCACGGCCGATGCCGTCCTGGCGCGCATGAAGCGCTTCGGCACCGACCAGCCCGCCTGA